The Sphingomonas sp. So64.6b genome includes a region encoding these proteins:
- a CDS encoding ferredoxin--NADP reductase produces the protein MNMYVRTPQLIPDHPAFATSDVRWVRHWNEHLFSFAIERPASFRFRSGEFVMIGLPGEARPLMRAYSIASPAYADELEFLSIKVPDGPLTGRLQTIHAGDQVYLGRKPTGTLVCDALLPGSRLFLFSTGTGLAPFLSLARDPDLYDRFAQVVLVHCVRRVSDLAYRDELTAQLAGDPLVGDQALLQFHYIPTCTREAFHTAGRIDGLIDNGILFGPPIGGPRALDPATDRVMLCGSTGMIRNLGAMLESIGFDEGSNANPGRFVIERAFVD, from the coding sequence ATGAACATGTACGTCCGCACGCCCCAGCTTATCCCCGATCACCCGGCCTTCGCGACCAGCGACGTGCGCTGGGTGCGGCACTGGAACGAGCATCTGTTCAGCTTCGCGATCGAGCGGCCGGCCAGTTTCCGCTTCCGTTCCGGCGAGTTCGTAATGATCGGCCTGCCGGGCGAAGCACGCCCGCTGATGCGCGCCTATTCGATTGCCAGCCCAGCCTATGCCGATGAGCTGGAATTCCTGTCGATCAAGGTGCCGGATGGCCCATTGACCGGGCGGCTGCAGACGATCCATGCCGGCGACCAGGTCTATCTCGGCCGCAAGCCGACCGGGACCTTGGTGTGCGACGCACTGCTTCCGGGCAGCCGGCTGTTCCTGTTCTCTACCGGCACGGGACTGGCGCCGTTTCTCAGCCTGGCGCGCGACCCGGACCTCTATGATCGCTTTGCGCAGGTCGTTCTGGTGCACTGTGTGCGGCGAGTCAGCGACCTCGCCTATCGTGACGAACTGACCGCGCAACTGGCGGGAGATCCGTTGGTCGGCGATCAGGCACTGCTGCAATTCCACTATATCCCGACCTGCACTCGCGAAGCCTTCCACACCGCCGGGCGGATCGATGGCTTGATCGACAATGGCATTTTGTTCGGCCCGCCGATCGGCGGTCCGCGCGCGCTCGACCCGGCGACCGATCGAGTGATGCTGTGCGGCAGCACCGGGATGATCCGCAACCTTGGTGCGATGCTCGAATCGATCGGCTTCGACGAGGGATCGAACGCCAATCCAGGCCGCTTCGTGATCGAACGCGCCTTCGTCGACTGA
- a CDS encoding amidohydrolase, with protein MRRLFVTAIAACVLAQPAFAQTTPAPPDYVAAVKADSDHDLAKLFDWFHRNPELSFKEVNTAARMAAELKAVPGMVVTEKVGGTGVVGVLKNGAGPTVLIRADMDGLPVEEKSGLPNASKVRQVGVDGVEVPVTHACGHDTHITAMVATARRLAALRDRWAGTIVFVVQPAEERIGGARAMIADGLYTRFPKPDYALAFHVDAELPTGMVSASESIQYSSSDSVDIIVPGIGAHGASPHMGKDPIYMASQLVIALQGLISRERQPLEPGVITVGSFHAGLKHNIISDEARLQVTVRANDEAERKQLLDGIKRIAHGIGELNGMPQDKMPVVKLVEGTGVTSNDGDLARRLNGVMKAVLGDAAFRPFTQKGMGAEDFAYLVAADTGVKGYYFSVGGTPQAALDAAAHGGPAVASHHSPLFKITPEPAIITGAVAMTAATLDLMKPAGATKGK; from the coding sequence ATGCGTCGCCTGTTCGTCACCGCCATTGCCGCCTGCGTGCTGGCTCAGCCGGCATTTGCGCAGACCACGCCCGCACCACCCGATTATGTCGCAGCGGTGAAGGCGGATTCCGACCACGACCTCGCAAAGCTGTTCGACTGGTTCCACCGCAATCCCGAGCTTTCATTTAAGGAAGTAAACACCGCCGCGCGCATGGCCGCCGAGCTCAAGGCGGTTCCCGGCATGGTCGTGACCGAGAAGGTCGGGGGTACCGGCGTGGTCGGCGTGCTCAAAAACGGCGCGGGACCGACCGTGCTGATCCGCGCCGATATGGATGGCTTGCCGGTCGAGGAGAAATCCGGTCTGCCCAACGCGTCGAAGGTGCGCCAGGTCGGCGTGGACGGGGTCGAGGTGCCGGTCACCCATGCCTGTGGTCACGACACGCATATCACCGCGATGGTCGCGACCGCGCGCCGGCTCGCGGCGCTGCGCGACCGCTGGGCCGGGACGATCGTCTTCGTCGTCCAGCCCGCCGAAGAACGGATTGGCGGCGCACGCGCGATGATCGCCGACGGGCTCTATACCCGTTTTCCCAAGCCCGATTATGCGCTTGCCTTCCATGTCGATGCCGAACTGCCGACCGGCATGGTCTCGGCTTCGGAGAGCATCCAATATTCGTCGTCGGACTCGGTCGACATCATTGTTCCCGGCATCGGTGCGCATGGCGCCAGCCCGCATATGGGCAAGGATCCGATCTATATGGCGTCGCAGTTGGTGATCGCGCTGCAGGGCCTGATCAGCCGCGAGCGCCAACCGCTGGAACCCGGCGTCATCACCGTCGGCTCGTTCCATGCCGGCCTGAAACACAACATCATCTCGGACGAGGCACGGCTGCAAGTGACGGTACGCGCCAATGACGAAGCCGAACGCAAACAATTGCTCGACGGCATCAAGCGCATCGCGCACGGCATCGGCGAGCTCAACGGCATGCCGCAGGACAAGATGCCGGTAGTGAAGCTGGTCGAGGGAACCGGCGTGACCAGCAACGACGGCGACCTCGCGCGACGCCTCAATGGCGTCATGAAGGCAGTGCTGGGCGACGCGGCATTCCGGCCCTTCACGCAAAAAGGCATGGGCGCGGAGGATTTCGCTTATCTGGTCGCAGCCGATACCGGCGTGAAGGGTTATTATTTCTCGGTCGGCGGCACGCCACAGGCCGCGCTTGACGCGGCCGCCCATGGTGGCCCGGCCGTGGCGTCGCATCACTCGCCGCTGTTCAAGATCACGCCCGAACCTGCCATCATAACCGGCGCGGTGGCGATGACCGCGGCGACTTTGGACCTGATGAAGCCGGCTGGCGCCACCAAGGGTAAATGA
- a CDS encoding VOC family protein, producing MIGYATLGTNDLDRALVFYDGLASAMGGKRLLTMPDTRGFTLYGAGRDKPMLAVTRPYDGGTASAGNGTMVALMADSRAQVDAIYHKAIELGGSDEGAPGLRGGVGDQAFYGAYFRDPDGNKFCAYRTGEE from the coding sequence ATGATTGGCTATGCGACACTCGGTACCAACGACCTCGATCGGGCGCTGGTTTTTTACGACGGGCTGGCCAGCGCGATGGGCGGCAAGCGGCTGTTGACGATGCCCGACACGCGCGGGTTCACGCTATACGGTGCGGGGCGCGATAAGCCGATGCTCGCCGTGACGCGACCCTATGACGGCGGCACCGCATCAGCCGGCAATGGCACGATGGTCGCGCTGATGGCGGACAGCCGCGCGCAAGTCGATGCGATCTACCACAAAGCGATCGAACTCGGCGGCAGCGACGAGGGCGCACCTGGCCTGCGCGGCGGAGTCGGCGACCAGGCCTTTTATGGCGCCTATTTCCGCGATCCCGACGGCAATAAATTCTGCGCCTACCGCACCGGAGAGGAATAG
- a CDS encoding CAP domain-containing protein has translation MRVLALSLMLLTGCSAGPERVVEDRSFAGNAARGDALLRQAMIAGHNDARHRAGVAPLAWNAALAADALGYARQLARSGRFEHSKEPRGRTPQGENLWTGTRGAYRYDEMVGHWVAEQRYYRRGPTPNFSTTGKWQDVGHYTQIIWGRTTEFGCATASNDRDDYLVCRYTPPGNVVGQLP, from the coding sequence ATGCGAGTTCTGGCGCTGAGTTTGATGCTGCTGACCGGCTGTTCCGCCGGCCCGGAGCGCGTGGTCGAGGACCGCAGCTTCGCCGGTAACGCGGCACGCGGCGATGCATTGCTGCGTCAGGCGATGATCGCCGGGCATAATGACGCGCGGCACAGGGCCGGGGTGGCGCCGCTCGCCTGGAACGCCGCGCTTGCCGCCGACGCGCTGGGTTACGCGCGGCAGCTGGCGCGCAGCGGCCGGTTCGAACATTCGAAGGAGCCGCGTGGGCGCACGCCGCAGGGCGAGAATCTGTGGACCGGCACGCGCGGTGCCTATCGTTATGACGAGATGGTCGGCCATTGGGTCGCCGAGCAGCGCTATTACCGCCGCGGGCCGACGCCGAACTTCTCGACCACCGGCAAATGGCAGGATGTCGGCCATTATACCCAGATCATCTGGGGCCGGACGACCGAGTTCGGCTGTGCGACCGCCAGCAACGATCGCGACGATTATCTCGTGTGTCGCTACACGCCGCCTGGCAATGTCGTGGGACAATTGCCCTGA
- the hemW gene encoding radical SAM family heme chaperone HemW, which produces MNPAETSPLALYVHWPFCVSKCPYCDFNSHVREGVDQAAWRAALLADLAHEAALTPGRRLGSIFFGGGTPSLMPPETVAAILRAAEDTWGFAEGIEITLEANPSSVEAARFADIASVGVNRVSLGLQALDNDALKFLGRAHDVDEGLAALATAQAAFERVSFDLIYARPDQALADWEAELARALAFGTEHLSLYQLTIEPGTRFATEAAAGRIVIPDGDAAADLFEATRAMTAAAGLPAYEISNHARAGAESRHNLVYWRYQDYAGIGPGAHGRRGGLATVRRKKPENWMAAVTRNQHGIESEEALTPRTRATEALLMGLRLREGVDVARIAAIGECTIEALIDGKALGKLADQGLAGRDGDRLLVSEAGMLLLDAILPVIVKSAAD; this is translated from the coding sequence ATGAACCCCGCAGAAACATCACCACTCGCTCTCTACGTGCATTGGCCATTCTGCGTGTCGAAATGCCCCTATTGCGACTTCAATAGCCATGTCCGCGAGGGTGTCGATCAGGCGGCGTGGCGCGCGGCGCTGCTCGCCGATCTGGCGCATGAGGCGGCACTGACGCCGGGGCGCAGGCTGGGGTCGATTTTTTTCGGCGGCGGCACGCCCTCGCTGATGCCACCCGAAACCGTCGCGGCGATCCTGCGCGCGGCGGAGGATACCTGGGGCTTTGCCGAGGGAATCGAGATCACGCTCGAGGCGAACCCGTCATCGGTCGAGGCGGCGCGGTTCGCCGACATCGCCAGTGTCGGGGTGAACCGCGTGTCGCTCGGGCTGCAGGCACTCGACAACGATGCGCTCAAATTCCTCGGCCGGGCGCATGATGTGGATGAAGGGCTGGCCGCACTGGCCACCGCGCAGGCGGCGTTCGAGCGAGTCAGTTTCGACCTGATCTATGCGCGGCCCGATCAGGCGCTCGCCGATTGGGAAGCGGAGCTGGCGCGGGCGCTGGCGTTCGGGACCGAGCATCTGTCGCTTTATCAACTGACGATCGAGCCCGGCACGCGCTTCGCGACCGAGGCGGCAGCGGGGCGGATCGTCATTCCCGATGGTGACGCGGCGGCGGACCTGTTCGAAGCAACCCGCGCGATGACCGCAGCGGCCGGGCTGCCCGCCTATGAGATTTCCAACCATGCCCGCGCCGGAGCGGAGAGTCGCCACAATCTCGTCTATTGGCGCTATCAGGATTATGCCGGGATCGGCCCCGGCGCGCACGGCCGGCGCGGTGGTCTTGCGACGGTGCGGCGAAAAAAGCCGGAGAACTGGATGGCGGCGGTGACGCGCAATCAGCATGGCATTGAGAGTGAGGAGGCGTTGACGCCGCGCACGCGCGCGACCGAGGCGTTGCTGATGGGACTGCGCCTGCGCGAAGGCGTGGATGTGGCACGCATCGCGGCGATCGGAGAGTGCACGATCGAGGCACTGATCGACGGGAAGGCGCTCGGCAAGCTGGCCGATCAAGGCCTGGCGGGACGCGATGGCGATCGGTTGCTGGTTAGTGAAGCGGGGATGCTGCTGCTCGACGCGATTCTGCCCGTCATTGTGAAATCCGCGGCCGACTGA
- a CDS encoding penicillin-binding protein activator has product MAEGVSVPQRGVSFLRAAIVAGALILGGCQTVVPRGPGTVKAPPTTRPTADSQVMPGIPVDTARHRVALLVPMTGGNAGVGQSLANATQLALLDTKNEKVRITTYDTATGAAAAAQRAIADGNKLILGPLLGEDVRAIAPIARRAGVPVVSFSNDASAAGNGAYLMGYVPGQSITRVVDYARGQGVESFAGLVPNGLYGERASTSFLRAVEGAGGQVVTLQTYDRAAGSIGAAVTRMARNSPYQAVLIADGGTGAAAAVPLIRKNGGGAGARVLGTELWNSEASIASKAALNGAWFASVPDNLYRQYAAKYRARFGAAPFRLSSLGYDAVLLTVRIARDWRVGDGFPEARLHDAGGFSGIDGAFRFGRDNIAERALEVQEIKGGTTIVVSAAPAGFGGK; this is encoded by the coding sequence ATGGCAGAGGGTGTATCGGTACCGCAACGGGGCGTTTCGTTCCTGAGGGCGGCAATCGTCGCCGGCGCATTGATTCTCGGTGGTTGCCAGACGGTCGTCCCGCGCGGTCCCGGCACGGTGAAGGCGCCGCCAACGACCCGGCCGACTGCCGATTCCCAGGTCATGCCGGGTATCCCGGTCGATACCGCGCGGCATCGTGTCGCGTTACTGGTGCCGATGACCGGCGGCAATGCCGGCGTCGGGCAGAGCCTGGCCAATGCGACTCAACTTGCCCTCCTGGATACGAAGAACGAGAAAGTTCGCATCACCACCTATGATACCGCGACCGGCGCCGCCGCCGCGGCGCAGCGGGCGATCGCCGACGGCAACAAGCTGATTCTCGGACCGTTGCTCGGCGAAGATGTCCGCGCCATCGCGCCGATTGCGCGTCGTGCCGGTGTGCCCGTGGTCAGCTTCTCCAACGATGCCAGCGCGGCGGGCAACGGCGCTTATCTGATGGGTTATGTGCCGGGGCAGTCGATCACGCGCGTGGTCGATTATGCGCGCGGCCAGGGCGTGGAGAGTTTTGCCGGCCTGGTGCCGAACGGCCTGTATGGCGAACGCGCCTCCACTTCCTTCCTGCGCGCGGTCGAGGGTGCGGGCGGGCAGGTCGTCACGTTGCAGACTTATGATCGAGCCGCCGGATCAATCGGTGCGGCGGTCACCCGCATGGCGCGTAACTCGCCCTATCAGGCGGTGCTGATCGCCGATGGCGGCACCGGTGCCGCTGCCGCCGTGCCGTTGATACGCAAGAACGGCGGTGGCGCGGGCGCACGGGTGCTCGGGACGGAATTGTGGAATTCCGAAGCCTCGATCGCGAGCAAGGCCGCGCTCAATGGCGCCTGGTTCGCCAGTGTGCCGGACAATCTTTACCGCCAATATGCCGCCAAATATCGCGCACGCTTCGGCGCCGCGCCATTCCGCTTGTCGAGCCTTGGCTATGATGCGGTGCTGCTGACCGTCAGGATCGCGCGCGACTGGCGCGTCGGCGACGGTTTCCCCGAGGCACGGCTGCACGATGCAGGCGGTTTTTCGGGTATCGATGGCGCGTTCCGCTTTGGCCGCGACAATATCGCGGAGCGGGCGCTGGAAGTGCAGGAGATCAAGGGCGGGACGACGATAGTGGTGTCCGCCGCGCCGGCCGGGTTTGGCGGCAAATAA
- the rsmI gene encoding 16S rRNA (cytidine(1402)-2'-O)-methyltransferase, whose translation MNAELTPGLYIVATPIGNLGDLSPRAAHVLANAAVIAVEDSRVTAVLLRHIGVKRPMTPYHDHNAEGVRPGLIARMGTEVVALVSDAGTPLISDPGYKLVRDARAAGHNVVTVPGPCAAIAALTLAGLPTDRFLYLGFLPPKAQARATAIAEVAAVRATLVLYESGPRLAVTLAALAEGLGEREAAVTREITKRFEEAVTGTLSELAARYADAPPRGEIVIVVAPPGEAAPASQDDAEAALVEALERLPMARAVSEVAKKLGVDRKALYARALEMKG comes from the coding sequence ATGAACGCGGAACTCACACCTGGTCTCTATATCGTCGCCACGCCGATCGGCAATCTCGGCGACCTGTCGCCCCGTGCCGCTCATGTACTGGCCAACGCCGCCGTAATCGCGGTCGAGGACAGCCGTGTGACGGCGGTGCTGCTCCGTCATATCGGGGTCAAACGGCCAATGACACCCTATCATGACCATAATGCCGAAGGGGTGCGTCCCGGTCTGATCGCGCGCATGGGCACCGAGGTGGTCGCTCTGGTCTCCGACGCGGGCACGCCGCTGATCTCCGATCCCGGTTACAAACTGGTACGCGACGCGCGTGCGGCGGGGCATAATGTTGTGACGGTGCCCGGACCATGCGCGGCGATCGCCGCTCTGACGCTCGCTGGCCTGCCGACCGACCGCTTCCTCTATCTCGGATTCCTCCCGCCCAAGGCGCAGGCACGCGCCACCGCGATCGCTGAAGTGGCGGCGGTCCGCGCGACGCTGGTGCTGTACGAATCGGGGCCGAGACTGGCAGTAACGCTCGCAGCGCTCGCGGAAGGGCTTGGCGAGCGCGAGGCAGCGGTGACGCGCGAAATTACCAAGCGATTCGAAGAGGCCGTGACCGGAACGCTTAGCGAATTGGCTGCGCGTTATGCCGATGCGCCGCCGCGTGGAGAAATCGTCATCGTCGTCGCCCCGCCGGGTGAGGCTGCGCCTGCATCGCAGGACGACGCGGAGGCGGCGCTGGTCGAGGCGCTGGAACGGTTGCCGATGGCCAGGGCGGTGAGCGAGGTGGCGAAGAAGCTCGGGGTCGACCGCAAGGCGCTTTATGCGCGGGCGCTGGAGATGAAGGGGTGA
- a CDS encoding YraN family protein, whose amino-acid sequence MKLVRNRRTAEAAGRRGERLAGWWLRLKGWRILDRRVRTPAGEVDIIARRGNLVAFVEVKMRATAAELDFAIDERRLARVAAAAEVLMPRYAGPGDDIRVDVILLAPGTRPRHIENAWIG is encoded by the coding sequence CTGAAATTGGTCCGCAACCGCCGCACCGCCGAAGCCGCCGGTCGACGCGGCGAACGCCTCGCCGGCTGGTGGCTCCGTCTCAAAGGCTGGCGCATCCTTGACCGCCGCGTCCGCACTCCGGCCGGCGAGGTCGATATCATCGCGCGGCGCGGCAACTTGGTCGCCTTCGTCGAAGTAAAAATGCGCGCCACCGCCGCCGAGCTCGATTTCGCGATCGACGAGCGGCGCCTCGCCCGCGTCGCCGCCGCAGCGGAAGTGCTGATGCCGCGCTATGCCGGGCCGGGCGATGATATCCGCGTCGATGTGATCTTGCTCGCGCCGGGCACGCGGCCGCGTCATATCGAGAATGCCTGGATCGGGTGA
- the gshB gene encoding glutathione synthase, with amino-acid sequence MSLAVAVQMDPLDSINIAGDSTFALMLSGQSRGHRLFHYTAEDLNYADGRVWAKAHPVTVQRVAGNHFEFGEPVSLDLGDEADVVLMRQDPPFDLGYITATHLLERIAYKTLIVNDPANVRNAPEKVFVLDYAHFMPPTLVTRSLDEARAFLAKHGEVVVKPLHGNGGKAIFKVGSDGANLSALIEVFNMTWREPHMIQAFLPDVAQGDKRIVLVDGEIAGAINRLPGAGEIRSNLAVGGSAVKTELTETELAICAELGPELKKRGLLFVGIDVIGGKWLTEINVTSPTGIVAIDRFNGTDTAALIWAAIEAKVAARA; translated from the coding sequence ATGTCGCTTGCCGTCGCTGTCCAGATGGACCCGCTCGACAGCATCAATATTGCGGGCGATTCGACCTTCGCGTTGATGCTCTCAGGGCAATCCCGCGGGCACAGGCTGTTCCATTATACCGCCGAGGACCTGAACTACGCCGATGGCCGGGTCTGGGCGAAGGCGCATCCGGTGACGGTGCAGCGTGTCGCAGGCAATCATTTCGAATTCGGCGAACCCGTTTCGCTCGACCTCGGCGATGAGGCCGATGTCGTGCTGATGCGGCAGGATCCGCCATTCGACCTGGGTTATATCACCGCGACCCACCTGCTCGAGCGGATCGCGTACAAGACATTGATCGTCAACGACCCGGCGAACGTGCGCAACGCGCCGGAAAAGGTCTTCGTACTCGACTATGCGCATTTCATGCCGCCAACATTGGTCACCCGCTCGCTCGACGAAGCGCGCGCGTTCCTGGCGAAGCATGGCGAGGTCGTCGTCAAGCCGCTGCACGGCAATGGCGGCAAAGCTATCTTCAAGGTTGGGTCGGACGGCGCCAATTTGTCGGCGCTGATCGAGGTCTTCAACATGACCTGGCGCGAACCGCACATGATCCAGGCCTTCCTTCCCGACGTGGCACAAGGGGACAAACGCATTGTACTGGTCGATGGCGAGATCGCCGGCGCGATCAACCGCTTGCCGGGTGCGGGCGAAATCCGCTCCAACCTCGCGGTCGGCGGGTCGGCGGTGAAGACCGAACTGACCGAAACCGAACTGGCGATCTGCGCCGAGCTTGGGCCGGAGTTGAAGAAGCGCGGACTGTTGTTCGTCGGCATCGACGTGATCGGCGGGAAGTGGCTGACCGAGATCAACGTCACCTCGCCCACCGGCATCGTCGCGATCGACCGGTTCAACGGGACCGATACTGCCGCGCTGATCTGGGCAGCGATCGAGGCCAAGGTGGCGGCGCGCGCCTGA
- a CDS encoding DedA family protein yields MTDIIINMIAWGGYIGIFLLMAAENVFPPIPSEVIMGLGGMAVARGQMAMVPLILWGTVGTVIGNYFWYEIGRRLGYKRLRPFVDRWGRWLTLEWHDIEKLHAFFQRHGQWVIFVFRFMPAGRTIISLPAGMTRMPHWRFIVWTAAGSAIWNTILAGAGYYLGANFHELDDYVGPVAVATMVGIAGFYLWRVVTWKPRA; encoded by the coding sequence ATGACCGACATCATCATCAACATGATCGCATGGGGCGGTTATATCGGCATCTTTCTGCTGATGGCGGCGGAGAATGTCTTTCCCCCGATCCCGTCCGAAGTGATCATGGGTCTTGGCGGCATGGCGGTGGCGCGCGGGCAGATGGCCATGGTGCCGCTGATCCTGTGGGGCACGGTCGGCACGGTAATCGGCAATTATTTCTGGTACGAGATCGGACGCCGCTTGGGTTACAAGCGGCTGCGGCCGTTCGTCGATCGCTGGGGCCGCTGGCTGACGCTCGAATGGCATGACATCGAGAAGCTCCACGCCTTTTTCCAGCGCCACGGGCAATGGGTGATCTTCGTATTCCGTTTCATGCCGGCGGGCCGCACGATCATCTCGTTACCAGCGGGCATGACGCGCATGCCGCACTGGCGCTTCATCGTGTGGACGGCGGCGGGCAGCGCGATCTGGAACACGATCCTGGCCGGCGCGGGTTATTATCTCGGCGCCAATTTCCATGAGCTTGACGACTATGTTGGCCCGGTCGCGGTGGCGACGATGGTCGGAATTGCGGGCTTCTATCTGTGGCGCGTGGTGACATGGAAGCCGCGCGCCTGA
- a CDS encoding tyrosine recombinase XerC has protein sequence MAMQAAILAWSDHLAQNRRRSAHTVRAYVATAHRLVAFLTGHWGETVSAGRLGKTSAADLRAYLAFRRGEGLGNASAARELSAVRGFLAFAGGEGATPRLKGPRVKKGIPRPISPDEVVSLAEDVAENAAEPWIGARDWAVLLLLYGAGLRIGEAAGLTGAILPLGATLSVTGKRAKTRIVPLLPQVREAIEAYAASCPWPIARSEALFRGARGGPLDPTLIRRAVRAARGRLGLSDRTTPHALRHSFATHLLGRGADLRSLQELLGHASLSSTQIYTAVDAAHLLDVYRNAHPRA, from the coding sequence ATGGCGATGCAGGCGGCGATCCTTGCCTGGAGCGATCACCTCGCACAGAATCGCCGGCGCTCGGCGCATACCGTGCGCGCCTATGTCGCGACCGCGCATCGGCTGGTGGCGTTCCTGACCGGGCATTGGGGCGAAACCGTTTCCGCCGGCCGGCTGGGCAAGACCAGCGCCGCCGATCTGCGCGCCTATCTCGCATTCCGGCGCGGCGAGGGACTGGGCAATGCCTCGGCCGCGCGCGAATTGTCGGCGGTGCGCGGGTTTCTCGCCTTTGCCGGTGGGGAGGGGGCGACGCCGCGCCTGAAGGGGCCACGCGTCAAGAAAGGTATTCCGCGACCGATCTCGCCCGACGAGGTGGTATCGCTGGCCGAGGATGTGGCGGAGAATGCGGCCGAACCCTGGATCGGCGCACGTGACTGGGCGGTGCTGCTGCTTCTCTATGGCGCAGGGCTGCGGATCGGCGAGGCGGCCGGGCTTACGGGCGCGATCCTGCCGCTCGGCGCGACGCTCAGCGTGACGGGGAAGCGCGCCAAGACCCGCATCGTGCCGCTGCTGCCACAGGTGCGTGAAGCGATCGAGGCTTATGCCGCTTCATGCCCCTGGCCGATCGCGCGCAGCGAGGCGCTGTTTCGCGGCGCGCGGGGCGGCCCGCTCGACCCCACGCTGATCCGCCGTGCGGTACGCGCCGCGCGTGGCCGGCTCGGCCTGTCGGATCGCACCACGCCGCATGCACTCCGTCACAGCTTCGCTACGCATCTGCTTGGGCGTGGTGCGGATCTTCGGTCGCTGCAGGAATTGCTCGGCCATGCCAGCCTCAGTTCAACCCAGATCTACACTGCGGTCGATGCGGCGCATCTGCTTGATGTCTATCGCAACGCGCATCCGCGCGCCTGA